A stretch of the Thermoanaerobaculia bacterium genome encodes the following:
- a CDS encoding acetyl-CoA C-acyltransferase — protein MAETTPDLGLPPAPLPAPSDASAAAEVALRADTVWTRRVASPGAAPGVLRISRQQLRGPAGRVAIVEACRTPFARAGSDLRELDVIDLAGIPAAEVVARAGIDPAEIDFAIFGVVVAALHAPNLGREILFRAALPASIPGTTVNLACASANRALTSGAEAILRGEAEIVLAGGAESLSNVPLAFAKRAAEKFMALAKARSLGERLKWISRFRPRDFVPVPPAIAEHSTGMTMGEACEKMAKENDISRRAQDEIALLSHQRAAAAQAAGHFAEQVVTIFPPPRYEPAIATDNGVRAESSMAALAALRPAFDRRHGTLTAGNSSPITDGGGALLLMSERRARALGRAPLGYLRSWAYAATDPGQQLLQGPAYAAPMALERAGLRLAEIDLVEMHEAFAAQVLSNLKAFASPRFARDELGRSEPIGVVDLDRLNVNGGSLALGHPFGATGVRVTMQLLHELRRRSQQFGLITVCAAGGHGFAMVVERE, from the coding sequence ATGGCGGAGACAACTCCGGACCTGGGCCTGCCGCCGGCGCCGCTGCCGGCGCCTTCCGACGCCTCGGCGGCGGCGGAGGTGGCGCTGCGCGCCGACACGGTCTGGACGCGGCGGGTGGCTTCGCCGGGCGCGGCTCCGGGGGTGTTGCGCATCTCGCGCCAGCAGCTGCGCGGACCCGCTGGACGGGTGGCGATCGTCGAAGCCTGCCGCACGCCGTTCGCGCGCGCCGGCAGCGACCTGCGTGAGCTGGACGTCATCGACCTCGCGGGCATACCGGCCGCCGAGGTCGTGGCGCGGGCCGGGATCGACCCGGCCGAGATCGATTTCGCCATCTTCGGCGTCGTCGTGGCGGCGCTGCACGCGCCCAACCTCGGTCGCGAGATTCTCTTCCGCGCAGCGCTGCCGGCGTCGATACCCGGGACGACCGTGAATCTCGCCTGCGCCTCCGCCAACCGGGCGCTCACCAGCGGTGCCGAGGCGATCCTGCGCGGCGAGGCCGAGATCGTGCTCGCCGGCGGCGCGGAGTCGCTGTCGAACGTGCCGCTCGCCTTTGCGAAGCGGGCCGCGGAGAAGTTCATGGCGCTCGCCAAGGCGCGCAGCCTCGGCGAGCGGCTGAAGTGGATCAGCCGGTTCCGGCCGCGCGACTTCGTGCCCGTCCCACCGGCGATCGCGGAGCATTCGACCGGCATGACGATGGGCGAGGCGTGCGAGAAGATGGCGAAGGAGAACGACATCTCCCGCCGCGCCCAGGACGAGATCGCCCTGCTCTCGCACCAGCGCGCGGCCGCGGCGCAGGCGGCCGGGCACTTCGCTGAGCAGGTGGTGACGATCTTCCCGCCGCCGCGCTACGAGCCCGCCATTGCGACCGACAACGGCGTGCGCGCCGAGAGCTCGATGGCGGCGCTGGCAGCGCTCCGGCCGGCGTTCGACCGCCGCCACGGCACCCTCACCGCCGGCAACTCTTCGCCGATCACCGACGGCGGCGGCGCGCTCTTGCTGATGAGCGAGCGCCGGGCGCGGGCCCTCGGCCGCGCGCCGCTCGGCTATCTGCGCTCGTGGGCCTACGCCGCGACCGACCCCGGCCAGCAGCTCCTGCAGGGGCCCGCCTATGCGGCGCCGATGGCGCTCGAGCGCGCGGGCCTGCGCCTCGCCGAGATCGACCTCGTCGAGATGCACGAGGCGTTCGCAGCCCAGGTGCTGTCGAACCTCAAGGCGTTCGCGAGCCCGCGCTTCGCGCGCGACGAGCTCGGACGCAGCGAACCGATCGGCGTCGTGGACCTCGACCGACTCAACGTCAACGGCGGCTCGCTCGCTCTCGGACACCCGTTCGGCGCGACGGGGGTCCGGGTGACGATGCAACTCCTCCACGAGTTGCGCCGTCGGAGCCAGCAGTTCGGCCTCATCACCGTCTGCGCCGCCGGCGGCCACGGCTTCGCCATGGTGGTCGAACGCGAATGA
- a CDS encoding M48 family metalloprotease: protein MRSLRHSTARLLLLVLAFSSIPAAWGAEPLPEPSRTQTPDAELFGKSLEAATQATRVYGAWDNPEALARVSEIGYRVAKEANYDDYPISFFLADMAEPNAFALPGGHIFVTRGMLELGLSDDALAALLGHEIGHVVRKHGMRLERKAMLLNILSQAVLVGVAVAADKNRDPVLNIPDPYGYYNTRDRPEGNLVYGSYAASVILSELLLRSYSRDYEDESDMEGQRWASAAGFATDGTVQLMALLGSRLPDSSREYGYWRTHPFFDQRVLAAKARQPELTAGAPRPADEFRVRTQAAILAFESSIQPEKRPEKPGPGERRPERGPGSDEGKPKEPPVTARELLHLAALTAWPVGPAADRLRSERLHSVRDRAIAGPASGSRDYGRALAAYDEEIGTLQALAPESPVLATFRTEREAVAKERDSLRPAAIEVWKSGVYGTPFLEVFLSNYPDAAEAPAVHLTLGEAYARTSRQADAVDQFLAAWKDDPEGPSGEAARRGLRNLAPALDQLSALAELAEQQQDGDLRRLAEERLATKAGTYSDIADGAAYLAQYPTGPYAEAVTLRLNALAEGLFGELLLYQSVGDQMKAMDRIQRILTHAPLSPAASRLMAKVALPA from the coding sequence ATGCGGTCGCTTCGGCACTCCACGGCACGCCTGCTCCTCCTCGTCCTGGCGTTCTCCTCGATCCCGGCAGCCTGGGGCGCGGAGCCTCTCCCTGAGCCTTCCCGAACCCAGACCCCCGACGCGGAGCTCTTCGGCAAGAGCCTGGAGGCCGCCACGCAGGCCACCCGCGTCTACGGCGCCTGGGACAATCCGGAGGCCCTCGCCCGGGTGTCCGAAATCGGCTACAGGGTCGCCAAAGAGGCGAACTACGACGACTATCCGATCTCGTTCTTCCTGGCGGACATGGCGGAGCCGAACGCCTTCGCCCTGCCCGGCGGGCACATCTTCGTCACCCGCGGCATGCTCGAGCTGGGGCTCTCCGACGACGCCCTGGCGGCGCTCCTCGGCCACGAGATCGGCCACGTGGTGCGCAAGCACGGCATGCGCCTCGAGCGCAAGGCGATGCTGCTCAACATTCTGTCGCAGGCGGTGCTGGTGGGGGTCGCCGTGGCGGCGGACAAGAACCGCGACCCCGTTCTGAACATCCCCGACCCCTACGGTTACTACAACACCCGCGACCGGCCGGAGGGCAACCTCGTCTACGGCAGCTACGCGGCGAGCGTCATCCTCTCGGAGCTGCTGCTGCGCAGCTACAGCCGGGACTACGAGGACGAGTCCGACATGGAGGGTCAGCGCTGGGCCTCGGCTGCGGGCTTCGCGACCGACGGCACGGTCCAACTCATGGCGCTCCTCGGCTCCCGCCTGCCCGACAGCTCGCGCGAGTACGGCTATTGGCGGACCCACCCCTTCTTTGATCAACGGGTCCTCGCGGCGAAAGCCCGGCAGCCGGAGCTCACCGCGGGCGCGCCGCGTCCGGCGGACGAATTCAGGGTCCGCACGCAGGCCGCGATCCTCGCCTTCGAGAGCTCGATCCAACCCGAGAAACGCCCGGAGAAGCCCGGCCCCGGGGAGCGCCGACCGGAGCGGGGTCCGGGGTCGGACGAGGGCAAGCCGAAGGAGCCCCCGGTCACGGCGCGCGAGCTCCTCCATCTGGCGGCGCTCACCGCCTGGCCGGTCGGACCGGCAGCCGATCGCCTGCGAAGCGAGCGGCTGCATTCCGTCCGCGATCGCGCGATCGCCGGGCCGGCATCGGGATCGCGGGACTACGGACGCGCCCTCGCCGCCTACGACGAGGAGATCGGGACGCTGCAGGCGCTCGCCCCGGAGAGCCCGGTGCTCGCGACGTTTCGCACCGAGCGCGAGGCGGTGGCGAAGGAGCGCGACAGTCTCCGGCCGGCGGCGATCGAGGTCTGGAAGAGCGGCGTCTACGGCACCCCGTTCCTCGAGGTCTTCCTGAGCAACTATCCCGACGCCGCGGAGGCGCCGGCGGTCCACCTGACGTTGGGCGAGGCCTATGCGCGGACCTCGCGCCAGGCCGACGCAGTGGATCAGTTCCTCGCGGCGTGGAAGGACGATCCCGAGGGACCCTCGGGAGAGGCCGCGCGGCGCGGCCTGCGCAATCTCGCTCCCGCCCTCGATCAGCTGAGCGCGCTCGCCGAGCTGGCCGAGCAGCAACAGGACGGCGACCTGCGGCGCCTGGCGGAAGAGCGCCTCGCGACGAAGGCGGGGACCTACTCGGACATCGCCGACGGCGCCGCCTATCTCGCCCAGTATCCGACCGGGCCCTACGCGGAGGCGGTCACCCTGCGCCTGAACGCGCTCGCCGAGGGTCTCTTCGGCGAGCTTCTGCTCTACCAGTCGGTCGGCGACCAGATGAAGGCGATGGACCGCATCCAGCGCATCCTCACCCACGCACCGCTCTCGCCCGCAGCCTCGCGGCTGATGGCAAAGGTCGCGCTGCCCGCCTGA
- the murB gene encoding UDP-N-acetylmuramate dehydrogenase yields MDHFLAGIPGLVVKPGQALARLATLRIGGPAERFVEVTSERALVGLLTGAARLRLPFQLLGLGSNVLAPDAGLPGIVARLGGDLKRVRIRGFRVSAGAGAPLALVARKAAAAGLAGLEALSGFPSTVGGAVFMNAGCYGTEIKDVLRSARLVELSGRRRRIGVDELEAGYRSTCLEATGAIVTRALFELQPGEPAALQARIDELNTRRWAALPSGQPNAGSIFKNPPGESAGRLLDAAGLKGTNVGGALVSPKHANVIVNTGGATAEDVIRLMRTMRDRACESSGVRLEPEIVLLGDLGERFRA; encoded by the coding sequence ATGGACCACTTTCTGGCGGGAATCCCGGGCCTCGTGGTCAAACCGGGGCAGGCGCTGGCGCGCCTCGCCACCCTGCGGATCGGCGGCCCGGCCGAGCGCTTCGTCGAAGTGACCTCGGAGCGCGCCCTGGTGGGCCTCCTGACCGGTGCGGCCCGCCTGCGGCTGCCTTTTCAGCTCCTCGGCCTCGGGTCGAACGTCCTCGCCCCCGACGCCGGCCTGCCGGGGATCGTCGCCCGACTGGGCGGCGACCTGAAGCGGGTCCGGATCCGCGGCTTTCGGGTGAGTGCCGGCGCCGGTGCTCCGCTGGCCCTGGTGGCGCGCAAGGCGGCTGCCGCCGGGCTCGCCGGGCTCGAGGCGCTCTCCGGCTTCCCGTCGACAGTGGGTGGCGCGGTCTTCATGAACGCCGGCTGCTACGGCACCGAGATCAAGGACGTTCTGCGGTCGGCCCGGCTGGTGGAGCTCTCGGGCCGGCGCCGGCGGATCGGCGTCGACGAGCTCGAGGCCGGGTATCGCTCCACCTGCCTCGAGGCGACCGGCGCCATCGTGACGCGGGCCCTCTTCGAGCTCCAGCCGGGCGAGCCCGCGGCGCTCCAGGCCCGGATCGACGAGCTCAACACCCGGCGCTGGGCGGCGCTGCCCTCGGGGCAGCCCAACGCCGGCTCGATCTTCAAGAACCCTCCCGGCGAATCTGCCGGCCGCCTCCTCGACGCCGCCGGGCTCAAGGGGACGAACGTCGGCGGGGCCCTGGTGAGCCCCAAGCACGCCAACGTGATCGTCAACACCGGCGGCGCGACCGCCGAGGACGTGATCCGACTGATGCGCACGATGCGCGACCGCGCCTGCGAGAGTTCCGGAGTCAGGCTGGAACCGGAGATCGTGCTCCTGGGCGACCTCGGCGAGCGTTTCCGCGCCTGA
- a CDS encoding DUF4388 domain-containing protein — protein sequence MEFSGRLASFPIGDILQWAQNDHRSGALVIRRSGSEKRIFLRDGEVVACFSDDPAEFFGQHLLVNGYLDESVLLQALTHCQKSGQKLGDALQTLGLLPAARVQEALREHVENQVCDIFLWRSGIFYFAAESLARELELRTPLSSVALALEGSRWADEAQQVRRIFVHDNVVLRRGRKAPQGLLTPLERRIYRSTDEKLTLAELYNEVRGSHYRFLVAAYRLVVVEALDIESVGDHSDSGSAELRLADLLIEQVTEEQAVFLRHHLAIPFDALEHYVPVWLQAPSIEEESRLAEPMLELYRAIDGRTALGALLGEIRPEERARRMDWLILQFRKGALALLPLPVVELGGASAATAAVAGEDPWWRRLLPHSA from the coding sequence ATGGAATTCTCCGGACGCCTAGCTTCCTTTCCCATCGGGGACATTCTGCAGTGGGCGCAGAACGACCACCGCTCCGGGGCGCTGGTGATCCGCCGCAGCGGTTCGGAGAAGCGGATCTTCCTGCGCGACGGGGAGGTCGTCGCCTGCTTCTCGGACGATCCCGCGGAGTTCTTCGGCCAGCACCTGCTGGTCAACGGCTACCTCGACGAGAGCGTGCTCCTGCAGGCGCTCACCCACTGCCAGAAGTCCGGCCAGAAGCTCGGCGATGCCCTGCAGACCCTGGGGCTCCTGCCTGCCGCCCGCGTGCAGGAGGCGTTGCGAGAGCATGTCGAGAACCAGGTCTGCGACATCTTTCTCTGGCGGTCGGGGATCTTCTACTTCGCCGCCGAATCGCTCGCCCGCGAGCTTGAGCTGCGGACGCCGCTCTCCTCGGTGGCGCTCGCCCTGGAGGGCAGCCGATGGGCCGACGAGGCCCAGCAGGTCCGCCGAATCTTCGTGCACGACAATGTCGTGCTGCGGCGTGGGCGCAAGGCGCCGCAGGGGCTGCTGACGCCGCTCGAGCGGCGCATCTACCGTTCCACCGACGAGAAGCTGACGCTGGCCGAGCTCTACAACGAGGTTCGCGGATCGCACTACCGGTTTCTCGTGGCGGCCTACCGGCTCGTCGTGGTCGAGGCCCTCGACATCGAGTCGGTCGGTGATCACTCCGACTCCGGATCGGCCGAGCTGCGTCTCGCCGATCTCCTGATCGAGCAGGTGACGGAGGAGCAGGCGGTCTTTCTCCGGCACCATCTGGCCATTCCGTTCGATGCCCTCGAGCACTACGTACCGGTCTGGCTGCAGGCGCCCTCGATCGAGGAAGAATCCCGCCTGGCCGAGCCGATGCTGGAGCTGTATCGCGCCATCGACGGCCGGACGGCGCTCGGTGCGCTGCTTGGCGAGATCCGCCCCGAGGAGCGCGCCCGGCGCATGGACTGGTTGATCCTGCAGTTCCGCAAGGGCGCGCTGGCGCTGCTGCCGTTGCCGGTGGTGGAGTTGGGCGGCGCGAGCGCCGCGACGGCTGCGGTGGCCGGGGAAGACCCCTGGTGGCGCCGCCTGCTTCCGCATAGCGCCTGA
- a CDS encoding polyhydroxyalkanoic acid system family protein has product MSDLTLEIPTTKTGMEEIRAVLDAALAKEFPGGMLRRNWAGETLELSGPGAKGTITFEDGKLVGRASLGPPASMMRGMIEQKIGTAMRTAAA; this is encoded by the coding sequence ATGAGCGACCTCACACTCGAAATTCCGACCACGAAGACCGGCATGGAAGAGATCCGAGCGGTGCTCGACGCCGCCCTGGCCAAGGAGTTCCCGGGGGGCATGCTGCGCCGGAACTGGGCCGGCGAGACGCTCGAACTGTCCGGCCCGGGGGCCAAGGGCACGATCACTTTCGAGGACGGCAAGCTCGTCGGACGGGCCAGCCTCGGACCGCCGGCGAGCATGATGCGCGGCATGATCGAGCAGAAGATCGGCACCGCCATGCGCACCGCAGCCGCCTGA
- the recA gene encoding recombinase RecA, translating into MAVDPKVEKGKAVEGALMQIERQFGKGSIMRLGAREIQPIDFIPTGSLAIDAAIGIGGFPRGRVVEVFGPESSGKTTLALSVIGQAQKRGGVAAFIDAEHALDAEYAKKLGVDIDNLLVSQPDNGEQALEIAEMLVRSNAVDIVVVDSVAALVPRAELEGEMGDSHVGLQARLMSQALRKLTAIVAKSNTCMVFINQIREKIGVMFGSPETTTGGRALKFYSSIRVDIRRISAIKEGEVVTGSRAKVKIVKNKVAAPFRQAEFDIDYGEGISRPGELVDMGVEQKLVQKSGAWFNYGDVRLGQGRENSKQFLRDNPDLANELEAKLRAALSLPPMKVAEEAAVAK; encoded by the coding sequence ATGGCAGTAGACCCGAAGGTGGAAAAGGGCAAGGCCGTCGAAGGCGCCCTGATGCAGATTGAACGGCAGTTCGGCAAGGGCTCGATCATGCGTCTCGGGGCGCGCGAGATTCAGCCGATCGACTTCATTCCTACCGGCTCGCTCGCCATCGACGCGGCGATCGGCATTGGCGGCTTCCCGCGGGGCCGTGTGGTCGAAGTGTTCGGGCCGGAGTCCTCCGGCAAGACGACGCTCGCCCTGTCGGTGATCGGGCAGGCCCAGAAGCGTGGTGGCGTCGCCGCCTTCATCGACGCCGAGCACGCTCTCGATGCCGAATACGCCAAGAAGCTCGGCGTCGATATCGACAACCTCCTGGTTTCGCAGCCGGACAACGGCGAGCAGGCGCTCGAGATCGCCGAGATGCTGGTGCGCTCGAACGCCGTCGACATCGTCGTCGTCGACTCGGTGGCGGCGCTGGTGCCGCGCGCCGAGCTCGAAGGGGAGATGGGCGACAGCCACGTCGGTCTGCAGGCCCGGCTGATGTCCCAGGCGCTGCGCAAGCTCACTGCGATCGTCGCGAAGTCGAATACCTGCATGGTCTTCATCAACCAGATCCGCGAGAAGATCGGGGTCATGTTCGGCAGTCCGGAGACCACGACGGGTGGCCGGGCGCTCAAGTTCTACTCTTCGATCCGGGTCGACATCCGGCGCATCTCCGCGATCAAGGAGGGAGAGGTCGTCACCGGCAGCCGCGCCAAGGTGAAGATCGTCAAGAACAAGGTCGCGGCGCCGTTTCGGCAGGCCGAGTTCGACATCGACTACGGTGAGGGCATCTCCCGGCCCGGCGAGCTCGTCGACATGGGCGTCGAACAGAAGCTCGTGCAGAAGAGCGGCGCCTGGTTCAACTACGGCGATGTCCGGCTCGGCCAGGGGCGGGAGAACTCGAAGCAGTTCCTGCGCGACAATCCGGACCTCGCCAACGAGCTCGAGGCCAAGCTCCGAGCAGCGCTCTCGCTGCCGCCGATGAAGGTGGCCGAGGAGGCAGCCGTCGCCAAGTGA
- a CDS encoding M14 family metallopeptidase encodes MKIFAQSAGADAPDPVPESWLTPAEKSDFQATPSYDETLAFLRKLERALPEMKLEFYGDSASGRPMPVVILSAERAFTPAAAQELAKPVVMIQNGIHAGEIDGKDASLMLLRDLALGRRGELLAAATLLIVPIYNVDGHERVSPWNRPNQDGPVLGMGFRTTADGHDLNRDFLKLATPEARNLVRLVNAWQPHLFVDTHVTDGVDLDWVITWAVPEPPLLALPLDRWLRQNFPPVLAAVEAAGHRQGPYVSLVDGLDPLQGFETLVYEPRYSSGYFPLRNRPSILLESHSHKPYRERVLATRDFLAALVVQTGRAGLALKSAIAEAAVTVVQQGLPTAPPSSIIVTYARGEAEPYRVPFYDWSSAPSVVTGGSQIHYRRGVVREVEVPWFHRLVAATSLPRPRGYLVLPGWPEIERRLADHALRFARLPQELELTVETARLSQPRPAATSYQGLTPLSATVVRASERRLVPAGALWVPADQPDFAVAVQLLEPEAPDSVLSWGLVSGLFEGKEYIDGGALDRFARSALADRKVAADWAQALSDPAFAADRSARYRWWFARTPWWDEQIGLFPVLRLMEPLPPPQARQLDLTPEAPPH; translated from the coding sequence GTGAAGATCTTTGCGCAGTCCGCTGGCGCGGACGCGCCGGATCCGGTTCCCGAGAGCTGGCTGACGCCGGCGGAGAAATCCGACTTCCAGGCGACGCCCTCGTACGACGAGACTCTTGCCTTCCTGCGCAAGCTCGAGAGGGCTCTCCCCGAGATGAAGCTCGAGTTCTATGGCGACTCGGCCTCGGGAAGGCCGATGCCGGTGGTGATCCTCTCCGCCGAGCGGGCGTTCACGCCGGCGGCGGCGCAGGAGCTCGCGAAGCCGGTGGTGATGATCCAGAACGGGATTCATGCCGGCGAAATCGATGGCAAGGACGCTTCGCTGATGCTGCTGCGCGACCTCGCACTCGGCCGGCGGGGCGAGCTGCTCGCCGCGGCGACGCTCCTCATCGTGCCGATCTACAACGTCGATGGCCACGAGCGCGTCTCGCCGTGGAACCGCCCGAACCAGGACGGTCCGGTTCTCGGAATGGGTTTCCGCACCACCGCCGACGGGCACGACCTGAACCGCGACTTCCTCAAGCTCGCGACGCCCGAGGCGCGCAATCTCGTGCGCTTGGTGAACGCCTGGCAGCCGCATCTGTTCGTCGACACCCACGTCACCGATGGCGTCGATCTCGACTGGGTGATCACCTGGGCCGTGCCGGAGCCGCCGCTCCTCGCCCTCCCGCTCGACCGCTGGCTGCGACAGAACTTTCCGCCGGTTCTGGCCGCCGTCGAAGCCGCGGGCCACCGCCAGGGCCCTTATGTCAGCCTCGTCGACGGGCTCGATCCGCTCCAGGGCTTCGAGACGCTGGTCTACGAGCCGCGCTACTCGAGCGGCTACTTCCCGTTGCGCAACCGGCCGTCGATTCTCCTCGAGTCGCATTCGCACAAGCCCTATCGCGAACGGGTGCTCGCCACCCGCGACTTCCTCGCGGCGCTGGTCGTCCAGACCGGTCGCGCCGGTCTCGCGCTCAAGTCGGCGATCGCCGAGGCGGCGGTCACGGTCGTCCAGCAGGGGCTCCCGACCGCGCCGCCGAGCTCGATCATCGTGACCTATGCGCGGGGCGAGGCCGAGCCCTACCGGGTGCCGTTCTACGACTGGTCGAGTGCGCCCTCGGTGGTCACTGGCGGCTCCCAGATCCACTACCGGCGCGGCGTCGTCCGGGAGGTCGAGGTGCCCTGGTTTCATCGCCTCGTGGCGGCGACGAGCCTGCCACGGCCGCGCGGCTATCTCGTCCTGCCGGGATGGCCGGAGATCGAGCGCCGCCTCGCCGACCACGCCCTGCGCTTCGCGCGTCTGCCGCAGGAGCTCGAGCTCACGGTGGAGACTGCCCGGCTTTCGCAACCCAGGCCGGCGGCCACGAGCTACCAGGGATTGACGCCTCTCTCGGCGACGGTGGTGCGGGCGAGCGAGCGCCGCCTGGTTCCCGCCGGCGCGCTCTGGGTGCCGGCAGACCAACCCGACTTCGCCGTGGCCGTCCAGCTGCTCGAGCCGGAGGCGCCGGACTCGGTTCTCTCCTGGGGTCTGGTCTCGGGGCTCTTCGAGGGCAAGGAGTACATCGACGGTGGCGCTCTCGACCGGTTCGCCCGCTCCGCACTCGCCGACCGGAAAGTGGCCGCGGACTGGGCGCAGGCGCTCTCCGATCCTGCCTTCGCCGCGGATCGCTCAGCGCGCTATCGCTGGTGGTTCGCGCGCACACCGTGGTGGGACGAGCAGATCGGCCTCTTCCCGGTCCTGCGCCTCATGGAACCCCTTCCTCCTCCGCAGGCGCGGCAGCTCGACCTGACGCCGGAGGCCCCGCCGCACTGA
- a CDS encoding histone deacetylase, translating to MLRHQPRVDLVIAPGYRYALPGGLLDAERPTRVFSFLRRAGLVLRGRLHRPHPASFAELRAAHDDDYLERLQRPGALTHVVGFNIPDRAEQELLAVEREMTGGTLLAARLALASRGIAVNVGGGFHHAHRDRGGGFCIFNDVAVAIRAQRAAGFGGRILVVDLDLHDGDGTRSIFADDPTVHTYSVHNQNWNDRPAIEATVLPLGPGVDDARYLETLAATLPPLFERFRPELVVYLCGADPAADDALGDWQVSAAGLLERDRMVTGLARRRHLPLVVTLAGGYGDNSWRYFARFLSWLLYGRVLEPPTTADLIVDRFRDLMHSFPVGELRGTVEEEPLLTEADLGGGQGLASPETRLLGFYSLSGLELALERLGHMARLRELGFASPQVEFDLGASGQTLRIFGSRGRRELLLELRLRRDRRSIPGEELLAVDWLLLQNPRGRFTPTRPALPGQTYPGLGMLRETMAALLLICDRLQLSGLIVTPSHFHAVAQARSQMSFLDPRAEGLFRSFRKALQPLALGEATRAASDGRLRNAETGVPVRWIPTPMILPVTAALRQRLDSSEYERAAADSELELRLEELSAAGPPASGRAAAPAEEEGVP from the coding sequence GTGCTGCGTCACCAGCCGCGTGTCGATCTCGTCATCGCCCCCGGCTACCGTTATGCGCTGCCTGGGGGGCTGCTCGACGCGGAACGGCCGACGCGGGTCTTCTCTTTCCTGCGCCGCGCGGGGCTCGTCCTGCGCGGCCGGCTGCACCGACCGCACCCGGCGAGCTTCGCCGAGCTGCGCGCCGCCCATGACGACGACTATCTGGAGCGTCTGCAACGGCCCGGGGCGCTGACCCATGTCGTCGGCTTCAACATCCCGGATCGCGCCGAGCAGGAACTCCTGGCGGTCGAGCGTGAGATGACCGGCGGCACGCTGCTCGCTGCACGCCTGGCGCTCGCCTCGCGAGGGATCGCGGTCAACGTCGGTGGCGGCTTTCACCATGCCCATCGCGACCGCGGTGGCGGCTTCTGTATCTTCAACGACGTCGCCGTCGCTATCCGCGCCCAGCGCGCGGCCGGATTCGGCGGCCGGATCCTGGTGGTCGATCTCGACCTCCACGACGGCGATGGGACGCGCTCGATCTTCGCCGATGACCCGACGGTCCACACCTACTCGGTCCACAACCAGAACTGGAACGACCGGCCCGCGATCGAGGCGACGGTGCTCCCACTCGGTCCGGGCGTCGACGACGCGCGCTACCTCGAGACGCTGGCAGCGACTCTGCCGCCCCTCTTCGAGCGCTTCCGCCCGGAGCTCGTCGTCTACCTCTGCGGCGCCGATCCCGCCGCCGATGACGCCCTCGGAGACTGGCAGGTGAGCGCCGCCGGCCTTCTCGAGCGCGATCGCATGGTTACCGGTCTCGCGCGGCGCCGCCACCTGCCGCTGGTCGTGACCCTCGCTGGCGGTTACGGCGACAACAGCTGGCGCTATTTCGCGCGCTTCCTCTCCTGGCTCCTCTACGGCCGCGTGCTCGAGCCGCCGACGACCGCAGACCTGATCGTGGATCGCTTCCGCGACCTCATGCACAGCTTCCCGGTCGGCGAGCTCCGGGGCACGGTCGAGGAGGAGCCGCTCCTCACCGAGGCCGACCTCGGCGGCGGCCAGGGGCTCGCCAGCCCGGAGACGCGACTGCTCGGCTTCTATTCGCTGTCGGGTCTCGAGCTGGCGCTCGAACGGCTCGGGCACATGGCCCGGCTGCGCGAGCTCGGCTTCGCGAGTCCGCAGGTCGAGTTCGATCTCGGGGCCTCGGGTCAGACCCTGCGCATCTTCGGCTCGCGCGGCCGGCGCGAGCTGCTGCTCGAGCTGCGGCTGCGGCGCGACCGCAGGTCGATTCCCGGCGAGGAGCTGCTGGCGGTCGACTGGCTGCTCCTGCAGAACCCTCGCGGCCGCTTCACGCCCACCCGGCCGGCCCTGCCCGGGCAGACCTATCCGGGGCTGGGGATGCTCCGCGAAACGATGGCAGCACTCCTGCTGATCTGCGACCGCCTGCAGCTCTCCGGACTCATCGTCACCCCGTCCCACTTCCACGCCGTGGCGCAGGCGCGCTCCCAGATGTCCTTTCTCGATCCGCGAGCCGAAGGTCTGTTTCGCAGCTTCCGCAAGGCGCTCCAGCCGCTGGCGCTCGGCGAGGCGACGCGCGCTGCGAGCGATGGCCGCCTGCGCAACGCCGAAACCGGAGTACCTGTGCGCTGGATCCCCACCCCGATGATCCTGCCCGTGACCGCGGCGCTGCGGCAGCGCCTCGACTCCTCTGAATACGAGCGCGCCGCCGCGGACTCGGAGCTCGAGCTGCGCCTCGAAGAGCTCAGTGCGGCGGGGCCTCCGGCGTCAGGTCGAGCTGCCGCGCCTGCGGAGGAGGAAGGGGTTCCATGA